GGGTCATCCTCGGCAGCATCCCGCGCGTCTCCGGCCCGGCGGACGAGGGCGACGAAGTCTCCGTCGCGctcacggcgccgccgcgcgtctCGATCCTCACCGTCTCCCCGCGCGTCTTCCCGGAGCCCGCCACGCCCCATCACTTCCccttcgtcctcgccgcggaCCCATCCtccggcctgctcctcctccaggcAAACCTGGGCTGCCCGGCGACCCGCGAAGTCGTCGACCGCCCCAACAACCAGTCCGTCACCTGGAGACTTTCCACCTCGCGCTACTTCGttctcgacgccgccgccggctcggcGTTCCACCTCCCCGATCCCGAGCCCGCCCATACCATCCTGCACCAGGCCATGCTCGGCCTTCTCGCCTCCCCTGCGGGCGACGGCCACTACATGGTCGCGGAGCTCCAGCCCATCATCGGCAGCGACAAAGCCGAGCTCCTCTGCTTCTCCACAGAGGTCGGGGAGTGGGTGGAGAAACCCGTGCATTACCTgctcccgccgcgcccgctGGCTCCCATCTGCGTGGTCTCGCACCACGGGAGGCTCTGGTGGGTCGACCTCTCATGGGGCGTCATCCACTGCGATCCCTTCGCCGTCAAGCCGGTCCTGGGCTTCGTCCCGTTCCCGCCGGGCAGGGTGCTGGAGTGcagggaagcttggggcgtcACCGACAAGTACCGCTACGTGGGGGTGAGCGGCGGCAAGCTGCGGTTCGTGGACACGTACGTGAGCCAGCGtgctcgcggcggcgctccgaCGGTTAGCGTGTGGACGCTGGCCGATCCAGACTCCACGGAGTGGACGCTGGAGCACGAGGCGACGTTTGCGGACATCTGGGCCGACAAGAGCTACAAAGCAACCAGGCTCCCCAAGAAGA
The Brachypodium distachyon strain Bd21 chromosome 2, Brachypodium_distachyon_v3.0, whole genome shotgun sequence genome window above contains:
- the LOC100832749 gene encoding uncharacterized protein LOC100832749, with the protein product MAPPSSSSTSSAPPPSSWVILGSIPRVSGPADEGDEVSVALTAPPRVSILTVSPRVFPEPATPHHFPFVLAADPSSGLLLLQANLGCPATREVVDRPNNQSVTWRLSTSRYFVLDAAAGSAFHLPDPEPAHTILHQAMLGLLASPAGDGHYMVAELQPIIGSDKAELLCFSTEVGEWVEKPVHYLLPPRPLAPICVVSHHGRLWWVDLSWGVIHCDPFAVKPVLGFVPFPPGRVLECREAWGVTDKYRYVGVSGGKLRFVDTYVSQRARGGAPTVSVWTLADPDSTEWTLEHEATFADIWADKSYKATRLPKKIPVLALIHPKNPCVVYFFLEKQLFGVDVRAHKIVECKVYGLVAPPSCYIANRFVRAWELPQTLPSGMLNWCKGINLAEKAKGRPTQPPSPGDYHLVGHTRQTFVG